A single genomic interval of Streptomyces sp. 1222.5 harbors:
- a CDS encoding bacterial proteasome activator family protein, with product MEMPRNERSPENPQILVVGQDGMALGGGDDDSREIPVTEQVEQPAKVMRIGSMIKQLLEEVRVAPLDEASRVRLKEIHASSVKELEDGLAPELVEELERLSLPFTDEATPSDAELRIAQAQLVGWLEGLFHGIQTTLFAQQMAARAQLEQMRRALPPGVGGHEGGDDPRTGGRSGGPYL from the coding sequence ATGGAGATGCCGAGGAACGAACGGTCGCCGGAGAATCCCCAGATCCTCGTCGTGGGTCAGGACGGGATGGCACTCGGCGGTGGCGACGATGACTCCCGCGAGATTCCGGTGACGGAGCAGGTGGAGCAGCCGGCCAAGGTCATGCGGATCGGCAGCATGATCAAGCAGCTCCTGGAGGAGGTGCGGGTCGCTCCCCTCGACGAGGCCAGCCGGGTACGGCTGAAGGAGATCCACGCCAGCTCGGTGAAGGAGCTGGAGGACGGCCTCGCCCCGGAGCTGGTCGAGGAGCTGGAGCGGCTGTCCCTGCCGTTCACCGACGAGGCGACGCCGAGCGACGCGGAACTGCGGATCGCCCAGGCTCAGTTGGTGGGCTGGCTGGAAGGTCTCTTCCACGGGATCCAGACCACGCTGTTCGCCCAGCAGATGGCCGCGCGGGCCCAGTTGGAGCAGATGCGGCGCGCGCTCCCGCCGGGCGTGGGCGGACACGAGGGCGGCGACGACCCGCGTACCGGCGGCCGCTCGGGCGGCCCGTACCTCTGA
- a CDS encoding NAD(P)H-quinone oxidoreductase — protein MHAITIPEPGGPEALVWAEAPDPVPGEGEVLVEVVASAVNRADVLQRQGFYNPPPGASPYPGLECSGRIAALGPGVSGWAVGDEVCALLSGGGYAEKVAVPAGQLLPVPEGVDLKRAAALPEVVSTVWSNVFMIAHLRPGETLLAHGGSSGIGTMAIQLAKAVGAKVAVTAGTKEKLDQCAELGADVLINYREQDFVAEILGATDGKGADVILDNMGAKYLDRNVRALAVNGRLAIIGMQGGIKGELNIGTLLSKRAAITATSLRARPLEEKAAIVAAVREHVWPLLAAGHVRPVVDRELPMAQAAEAHRVLEASGHIGKVLLVTQ, from the coding sequence ATGCATGCGATCACGATTCCCGAACCTGGTGGTCCCGAGGCGCTGGTCTGGGCGGAGGCCCCCGACCCGGTGCCCGGCGAGGGCGAGGTGCTGGTCGAGGTGGTGGCCAGCGCCGTCAACCGCGCCGACGTCCTGCAGCGGCAGGGCTTCTACAACCCGCCGCCCGGCGCCTCCCCCTACCCGGGCCTGGAGTGCTCCGGCAGGATCGCCGCGCTCGGCCCGGGAGTCTCCGGCTGGGCCGTGGGCGACGAGGTGTGCGCGCTGCTCTCGGGCGGCGGTTACGCCGAGAAGGTCGCCGTACCGGCCGGACAGCTGCTGCCCGTGCCCGAGGGCGTCGACCTGAAGCGGGCGGCCGCGCTCCCCGAGGTGGTGAGCACCGTCTGGTCCAACGTGTTCATGATCGCCCACCTGCGGCCGGGCGAGACGCTGCTGGCGCACGGCGGCTCCAGCGGCATCGGCACGATGGCGATCCAGCTGGCCAAGGCCGTCGGCGCCAAGGTCGCGGTGACGGCCGGGACCAAGGAGAAGCTCGACCAGTGCGCCGAGCTGGGTGCGGACGTGCTGATCAACTACCGCGAGCAGGACTTCGTCGCCGAGATCCTGGGAGCCACCGACGGCAAGGGCGCCGACGTCATCCTCGACAACATGGGCGCGAAATACCTCGACCGCAACGTCCGGGCCCTCGCGGTCAACGGACGACTGGCGATCATCGGTATGCAGGGCGGCATCAAGGGCGAGTTGAACATCGGCACGCTGCTCAGCAAGCGGGCCGCGATCACCGCCACCTCCCTGCGGGCCCGGCCGCTGGAAGAGAAAGCGGCCATCGTGGCGGCCGTACGCGAGCACGTCTGGCCGCTGCTGGCCGCCGGGCACGTCCGTCCGGTGGTGGACCGCGAACTGCCGATGGCGCAGGCGGCCGAGGCGCACCGGGTGCTGGAGGCGAGCGGCCACATCGGCAAGGTGCTGCTGGTCACGCAGTAG
- a CDS encoding TrkA family potassium uptake protein, with the protein MKLPGHDAIARQADEHLVTHRVKLPRKLVERPIRQVSKRLLMALGVLVATALIVYADRDGYNDNSDGSVDFLDAFYYATVTLSTTGYGDITPVSDSARLMNIFVITPLRVLFLIILVGTTLEVLTERTREEWRLNRWRATLRDHTVVIGFGTKGRSAIQTVCATGLKKEQVVVVDPSSKVVDAATAEGFAGVIGDATRSEVLKRAEVHKARQIIVAPQRDDTAVLVTLTARQLNRAAKIVAAVREEENAPLLKQSGADAVITSSGAAGRLLGLSVLSPAAGMVMEDLIQQGSGLDIVERPVVRAEVGKKPRETDDLVVSVLRGHRVLGYDDPSVGTLQLTDRLITIARVSPGAHVAPGTWRMPRD; encoded by the coding sequence GTGAAACTTCCGGGCCACGACGCCATCGCCCGCCAGGCGGACGAGCATCTGGTGACCCATCGGGTGAAACTCCCGAGAAAATTGGTGGAGCGCCCGATCCGCCAGGTCTCCAAACGGCTGTTGATGGCCCTCGGCGTGCTGGTCGCCACCGCACTGATCGTCTACGCCGACCGCGACGGCTACAACGACAACTCCGACGGGTCGGTCGACTTCCTCGACGCGTTCTACTACGCGACCGTCACGCTCTCCACGACCGGATACGGCGACATCACCCCGGTCAGCGACAGTGCCCGGCTCATGAACATCTTCGTCATCACCCCCCTGCGCGTGCTGTTCCTGATCATCCTGGTCGGCACCACGCTGGAGGTCCTCACCGAACGCACCCGGGAGGAATGGCGCCTGAACCGCTGGAGGGCCACCTTGCGCGACCACACCGTCGTCATCGGCTTCGGCACCAAGGGACGGTCGGCCATCCAGACCGTCTGCGCGACCGGGCTGAAGAAGGAGCAGGTGGTCGTCGTGGACCCCAGCTCCAAGGTGGTCGACGCGGCGACCGCCGAGGGCTTCGCGGGCGTCATAGGCGACGCCACCCGCAGCGAGGTGCTCAAGCGGGCCGAGGTGCACAAGGCCCGGCAGATCATCGTCGCCCCGCAGCGCGACGACACCGCCGTCCTCGTCACCCTGACCGCCCGGCAGCTCAACCGGGCGGCGAAGATCGTGGCCGCCGTGCGGGAGGAGGAGAACGCCCCGCTGCTCAAGCAGTCCGGCGCCGACGCCGTGATCACCAGCTCCGGCGCGGCCGGCCGGCTCCTCGGTCTCTCCGTCCTCAGCCCGGCCGCGGGCATGGTCATGGAGGACCTGATCCAGCAGGGCAGCGGTCTGGACATCGTCGAACGCCCGGTCGTGCGCGCCGAGGTGGGCAAGAAGCCCCGCGAGACGGACGATCTCGTCGTCAGCGTCCTGCGCGGACACCGGGTGCTCGGCTACGACGACCCGTCCGTCGGCACCCTCCAGCTGACGGACCGGCTGATCACCATCGCCCGCGTCTCCCCCGGTGCCCACGTCGCCCCGGGCACCTGGCGCATGCCCCGCGACTGA
- a CDS encoding molybdopterin molybdotransferase MoeA, with amino-acid sequence MTAPGTRVGAPAPAEDTDDLDVEEALALVREPKDDSSAPDPRREPPAGAADTGRHERHRATPWGRAREIAARTARSGARRDTVSVPLGDALGLVLAAPLDALTDLPSFDTSAMDGWAVAGPGPWEVRDAGVLAGHAQPDPLTDGEAVRIATGARIPADTTAVLRSEHGRTDAQGRLHATREVAHGQDIRPRGQECRSGDQLLPVGTLVTPAVLGLAAAAGYDTVTAVPRPRIEVLVLGDELLGEGLPHDGLIRDALGPMLPPWLRALGADVVAVRRIGDDARALRRAVTGSTADLVVTTGGTAAGPVDHVHPTLERIGAELLVDGVKVRPGHPMLLARLDEGRHLVGLPGNPLAAVSGLLTLAEPLLRTLAARPAPEPYTLPLRDAVQGHPHDTRLIPVVLRGDRAVPLHYNGPAMLRGIAAADALAVVPPGGAGQGEETELLDLPWAAAGIGVCFT; translated from the coding sequence GTGACCGCCCCCGGAACCCGAGTCGGAGCGCCGGCGCCCGCCGAGGACACCGACGACCTCGATGTCGAGGAGGCTCTGGCCCTGGTGAGGGAGCCCAAGGACGACAGTTCCGCCCCCGATCCCCGCCGCGAACCACCGGCGGGCGCGGCGGACACCGGCAGGCATGAACGGCACCGGGCGACCCCCTGGGGGAGGGCCCGTGAGATCGCCGCCCGCACCGCGCGGTCCGGCGCACGCCGCGACACCGTCTCGGTGCCGCTCGGCGACGCGCTCGGCCTTGTGCTGGCCGCTCCCCTGGACGCGCTCACCGACCTGCCCTCCTTCGACACCTCGGCGATGGACGGCTGGGCGGTCGCCGGACCCGGACCCTGGGAGGTGCGCGACGCCGGAGTGCTCGCCGGGCACGCCCAGCCCGATCCGCTCACCGACGGCGAAGCGGTCCGCATCGCCACCGGTGCCCGCATCCCCGCCGACACCACCGCCGTCCTGCGCAGTGAGCACGGCCGTACGGACGCCCAGGGCCGGCTCCACGCCACGCGGGAGGTCGCGCACGGCCAGGACATCCGGCCGCGCGGCCAGGAGTGCCGCAGCGGCGACCAGTTGCTGCCCGTCGGCACCCTGGTGACGCCCGCCGTCCTGGGGCTCGCCGCGGCGGCCGGATACGACACCGTCACCGCCGTGCCCCGGCCTCGCATCGAAGTGCTGGTACTCGGCGACGAGTTGCTCGGCGAGGGTCTTCCGCACGACGGACTGATCCGGGACGCGCTCGGCCCCATGCTGCCGCCCTGGCTGCGCGCACTGGGCGCCGACGTGGTCGCGGTACGCCGGATCGGCGACGACGCCCGCGCCCTGCGCAGGGCCGTCACAGGCTCCACCGCCGACCTGGTCGTCACCACGGGCGGCACCGCGGCCGGACCCGTCGATCATGTCCACCCCACCCTGGAGCGCATCGGCGCGGAGCTCCTCGTCGACGGCGTCAAGGTCCGCCCCGGCCACCCCATGCTGCTCGCCCGCCTGGACGAGGGCCGGCACCTCGTCGGTCTGCCCGGCAACCCGCTCGCGGCCGTCTCCGGCCTGCTCACGCTCGCCGAGCCCCTGCTGCGGACCCTCGCCGCCCGTCCCGCGCCGGAGCCGTACACGCTGCCGCTCAGGGACGCGGTGCAGGGCCACCCGCACGACACCCGGCTCATCCCCGTCGTGCTGCGCGGGGACCGCGCCGTCCCGCTGCACTACAACGGTCCGGCCATGCTCCGCGGCATCGCCGCCGCCGACGCGCTGGCCGTCGTACCGCCGGGCGGCGCCGGACAGGGCGAGGAGACGGAGCTGCTGGACCTGCCCTGGGCGGCCGCGGGAATCGGGGTGTGTTTCACGTGA
- a CDS encoding molybdenum cofactor guanylyltransferase — MSDNAPVTTATTGTAAPYDAVVLAGGAARRLGGADKPGVRVGGRALLDRVLAACAGARTTIVVAAPRPTARPVRWAREEPFGGGPVAALEAGLRLTTAEFAVVLSADLPFLEQSAVRRLLAALRDTGADGALLTDAEGRDQPLVAAYRTAPLRRELAALAAEHGGLTGLPLRRLTGALHLTRVPDPLASFDCDTWDDIADARARIREHGHVLDEWISAVKDELGIDLDVDTGVLLDLARDAAHGVARPAAPLTTFLVGYAAALGKGGPEAVAEASRKAAALALRWAAEHKGAEGSAGDQGKGGGTSAPDAG; from the coding sequence GTGAGCGACAACGCCCCCGTGACCACTGCGACCACCGGGACCGCCGCGCCGTACGACGCCGTCGTGCTGGCCGGCGGTGCCGCGCGACGGCTGGGCGGCGCCGACAAGCCCGGCGTCCGGGTCGGCGGCCGCGCGCTGCTGGACCGGGTGCTCGCGGCCTGCGCGGGCGCCCGGACGACGATCGTGGTCGCCGCGCCCCGGCCCACCGCCCGGCCGGTGCGCTGGGCGCGCGAGGAGCCCTTCGGTGGCGGGCCGGTCGCCGCTCTGGAGGCGGGACTGCGGCTCACGACGGCCGAGTTCGCCGTCGTCCTCTCCGCCGACCTCCCCTTCCTCGAACAGAGCGCGGTGCGGCGCCTGTTGGCCGCCCTGCGCGACACCGGCGCCGACGGTGCGCTGCTCACCGACGCGGAGGGCCGTGACCAGCCCCTCGTGGCCGCCTACCGCACCGCCCCGCTGCGCCGGGAGCTGGCCGCCCTCGCTGCCGAGCACGGCGGCCTGACCGGGCTGCCCCTGCGCCGGCTGACCGGTGCACTTCACCTCACCCGTGTGCCGGACCCGCTCGCGTCCTTCGACTGCGACACCTGGGACGACATCGCCGACGCCAGAGCACGCATCAGGGAGCATGGGCACGTGTTGGATGAATGGATCTCCGCAGTCAAGGACGAGCTGGGCATTGACCTGGACGTCGACACCGGCGTCCTCCTCGACCTGGCCAGGGACGCCGCACACGGCGTGGCCCGGCCCGCCGCCCCGCTGACCACCTTCCTCGTCGGCTACGCCGCGGCCCTGGGCAAGGGCGGCCCCGAGGCCGTCGCCGAGGCCTCCCGGAAGGCCGCCGCACTGGCCCTGCGGTGGGCGGCGGAGCACAAGGGTGCCGAGGGGTCCGCCGGGGACCAGGGAAAGGGCGGGGGCACGAGCGCCCCGGACGCCGGGTGA
- a CDS encoding dihydrolipoamide acetyltransferase family protein encodes MAQVLEFKLPDLGEGLTEAEIVRWLVQVGDVVTIDQPVVEVETAKAMVEVPCPYGGVVTARFGEEGAELPVGAPLLTVAVGEPSAQEPEGSGNVLVGYGTQAPAARRRRVRAGAPATAARNGTARPEDASAPRTRVAAPAPAVTDGPVPVISPLVRRLARDNGVDLRQLAGSGPEGLILRADVEDVLRADSARAASTAEPVERTAPVAEPLGRPPAATAAAAGEVRIPLKGIRGAVADKLSRSRREIPDATCWVDADATELMRARAAMNAAGGSKISLLALLARVCTAALARFPELNSYVDTEAREVVRLGHVHLGFAAQTERGLVVPVVRDAHARDAESLTGEFARLTEAARTGTLTPGELTGGTFTLNNYGVFGVDGSTPIINHPEAAMLGVGRIIAKPWVHEGELAVRQVVQLSLTFDHRVCDGGTAGGFLRYVADCVEQPAVLLRTL; translated from the coding sequence ATGGCACAGGTGCTGGAGTTCAAGCTCCCCGACCTCGGCGAAGGACTCACCGAGGCGGAGATCGTGCGCTGGCTGGTGCAGGTCGGCGATGTCGTCACCATCGACCAGCCGGTCGTCGAGGTCGAGACGGCCAAGGCGATGGTCGAGGTGCCCTGCCCCTACGGCGGAGTGGTCACCGCCCGCTTCGGCGAGGAGGGCGCCGAACTGCCCGTCGGCGCCCCCCTGCTGACGGTGGCGGTGGGCGAACCGTCGGCGCAGGAGCCGGAGGGCTCCGGCAACGTCCTGGTCGGATACGGCACGCAGGCCCCGGCGGCCCGCCGGCGCCGGGTGCGCGCCGGGGCTCCGGCCACGGCGGCCCGCAACGGAACGGCCCGGCCCGAAGACGCCTCGGCGCCCCGCACGCGGGTGGCCGCCCCGGCACCCGCCGTCACCGACGGCCCCGTTCCCGTGATCTCCCCGCTGGTGCGCAGGCTCGCCCGCGACAACGGCGTGGACCTGCGGCAGCTCGCCGGCTCCGGACCCGAGGGCCTCATCCTGCGGGCCGACGTCGAGGACGTGCTGCGGGCCGACTCCGCGCGGGCCGCCTCCACCGCGGAACCGGTCGAGCGGACCGCCCCGGTCGCGGAACCCCTCGGACGGCCCCCCGCCGCCACAGCCGCCGCGGCCGGCGAGGTCCGCATCCCCCTCAAGGGCATTCGCGGTGCCGTCGCCGACAAGCTCTCCCGCAGCCGGCGGGAGATCCCGGACGCGACCTGCTGGGTCGACGCCGACGCTACCGAACTGATGCGCGCGCGGGCCGCCATGAACGCGGCCGGGGGATCCAAGATCTCCCTCCTCGCGCTGCTGGCCCGCGTCTGCACGGCCGCCCTCGCCCGGTTCCCCGAGCTGAACTCCTACGTCGACACCGAGGCCCGCGAGGTCGTCCGGCTCGGCCACGTCCACCTCGGGTTCGCGGCGCAGACCGAGCGCGGACTGGTCGTGCCGGTCGTCCGGGACGCCCACGCACGCGACGCCGAGTCGCTGACCGGCGAGTTCGCCCGGCTCACCGAGGCCGCCCGCACGGGGACGCTCACTCCCGGCGAACTCACCGGCGGCACCTTCACGTTGAACAACTACGGCGTCTTCGGCGTCGACGGCTCGACCCCGATCATCAACCACCCCGAGGCCGCCATGCTCGGCGTCGGCCGCATCATCGCCAAACCGTGGGTGCACGAGGGTGAACTGGCGGTCCGCCAGGTCGTCCAGCTCTCGCTCACCTTCGACCACCGGGTCTGCGACGGCGGCACGGCGGGCGGTTTCCTCAGGTATGTGGCCGACTGCGTGGAACAGCCGGCGGTGCTCCTGCGCACGCTGTAG
- a CDS encoding alpha-ketoacid dehydrogenase subunit beta, with protein MTTVAVKPATMAQALTRAMRDAMAADPTVHVLGEDVGTLGGVFRVTDGLAKEFGEDRCTDTPLAEAGILGTAVGMAMYGLRPVVEMQFDAFAYPAFEQLISHVSRMRNRTRGRMPLPITVRIPYGGGIGGVEHHSDSSEAYYMATPGLHVVTPATVEDAYGLLRRSIASDDPVVFLEPKRLYWSKDSWNPEQPTEVEPIGRAVVRRPGRSATLITYGPSLPVCLEAAEAAQAEGWDLEVVDLRSLVPFDDETVCAAVRRTGRAIVVHESTGFGGPGGEIAARVTERCFHHLEAPVLRVAGFDLPYPPPMLERHHLPGVDRILDAVARLQWEAED; from the coding sequence ATGACCACCGTCGCCGTCAAGCCCGCCACCATGGCGCAGGCCCTCACGCGCGCGATGCGCGACGCGATGGCCGCCGACCCCACCGTGCACGTCCTGGGCGAGGACGTAGGCACCCTCGGCGGTGTCTTCCGGGTCACCGACGGTCTCGCCAAGGAGTTCGGCGAGGACCGCTGCACGGACACCCCGCTCGCCGAGGCCGGCATCCTCGGCACCGCCGTCGGCATGGCCATGTACGGCCTGCGCCCGGTGGTGGAGATGCAGTTCGACGCCTTCGCGTACCCGGCGTTCGAGCAGCTGATCAGCCATGTCTCCCGGATGCGCAACCGGACGCGCGGCAGGATGCCGCTGCCGATCACCGTCCGCATCCCCTACGGCGGCGGCATCGGCGGAGTGGAGCACCACAGCGACTCCTCCGAGGCCTACTACATGGCCACCCCGGGCCTGCACGTCGTCACCCCGGCGACCGTCGAGGACGCCTACGGGCTGCTGCGCCGGTCCATCGCCTCCGACGACCCGGTCGTCTTCCTCGAGCCCAAGCGCCTGTACTGGTCGAAGGACTCCTGGAACCCGGAGCAGCCGACCGAGGTCGAGCCGATCGGCCGCGCCGTCGTCCGGCGCCCCGGCCGCAGCGCCACGCTCATCACCTACGGCCCGTCCCTGCCGGTCTGTCTGGAGGCCGCCGAGGCCGCGCAGGCGGAGGGCTGGGACCTGGAGGTCGTCGACCTGCGCTCCCTGGTGCCGTTCGACGACGAGACGGTCTGCGCGGCCGTCCGGCGCACCGGACGAGCCATTGTCGTGCACGAGTCCACCGGATTCGGCGGCCCCGGCGGCGAGATCGCCGCCCGCGTCACCGAGCGGTGCTTCCACCACCTGGAGGCCCCGGTGCTGCGCGTGGCCGGCTTCGACCTCCCCTACCCGCCGCCCATGCTGGAGCGGCACCACCTGCCGGGCGTCGACCGGATCCTGGACGCCGTGGCGCGGCTGCAGTGGGAGGCCGAGGACTGA
- the pdhA gene encoding pyruvate dehydrogenase (acetyl-transferring) E1 component subunit alpha, translated as MTVLEQRGAYRPSPPPAWQPRMDPAPLLPDAEPYRVLGTEAAAKADPDLLRRLYAQLVRGRRYNTQATALTKQGRLAVYPSSTGQEACEVAAALALEERDWLFPSYRDTLAVVARGVDPVEALTLLRGDWHTGYDPYDHRVAPLSTPLATQLPHAVGLAHAARLKGDDVVALAMIGDGGTSEGDFHEAMNFAAVWQAPVVFLVQNNGFAISVPLAKQTAAPSLAHKAVGYGMPGRLVDGNDAAAMHEVLSDAVRHARSGGGPTLIEAVTYRIDAHTNADDATRYRGDAEVEAWRAHDPVRLLEQELTTRGLIDEAGIETVRQDAEVMAADLRERMNRDPELNPMDLFDHVYAESTSQLREQRALLRAELEAEQEQHGEQEGGAR; from the coding sequence ATGACGGTTCTGGAGCAGCGGGGCGCGTACCGGCCTTCGCCGCCGCCCGCCTGGCAGCCCCGTATGGACCCCGCGCCGCTGCTGCCCGACGCCGAGCCGTACCGCGTCCTCGGCACCGAGGCGGCCGCCAAGGCCGACCCCGACCTGCTGCGCCGGCTCTACGCCCAGCTGGTGCGCGGCCGCCGCTACAACACGCAGGCCACCGCGCTCACCAAGCAGGGCCGTCTCGCCGTCTACCCCTCCAGCACCGGCCAGGAGGCCTGCGAGGTCGCCGCCGCGCTGGCCCTCGAAGAGCGCGACTGGCTCTTCCCCAGCTACCGCGACACCCTCGCCGTGGTCGCCCGGGGCGTCGACCCTGTCGAGGCCCTCACCCTGCTGCGTGGCGACTGGCACACCGGCTACGACCCCTACGACCACCGCGTGGCCCCCCTCAGCACCCCGCTGGCCACGCAGCTCCCGCACGCCGTCGGACTCGCCCACGCTGCCCGCCTCAAGGGCGACGACGTGGTCGCGCTCGCCATGATCGGCGACGGCGGCACCAGCGAGGGCGACTTCCACGAGGCCATGAACTTCGCCGCCGTCTGGCAGGCCCCGGTCGTCTTCCTCGTGCAGAACAACGGCTTCGCCATCTCCGTCCCGCTCGCCAAGCAGACCGCCGCGCCCTCCCTGGCCCACAAGGCCGTCGGGTACGGCATGCCGGGCCGGCTGGTCGACGGCAACGACGCGGCGGCCATGCACGAGGTGCTCAGCGACGCCGTACGGCACGCGCGCTCGGGCGGCGGCCCCACCCTGATCGAGGCGGTGACCTACCGCATCGACGCCCACACCAACGCCGACGACGCCACCCGCTACCGGGGCGACGCCGAGGTCGAGGCCTGGCGCGCGCACGACCCGGTCCGGCTGCTGGAGCAGGAGCTCACAACGCGCGGACTGATCGACGAGGCCGGCATCGAGACCGTCCGTCAGGACGCCGAGGTGATGGCCGCGGACCTGCGGGAACGCATGAACCGGGATCCCGAACTGAACCCCATGGACCTCTTCGACCACGTGTACGCCGAGAGCACCTCCCAGCTGCGCGAGCAGCGCGCCCTGCTGCGCGCCGAGCTGGAGGCCGAGCAGGAGCAGCACGGTGAGCAGGAAGGCGGCGCCCGATGA
- a CDS encoding Lrp/AsnC family transcriptional regulator, whose protein sequence is MAAEQMADGPQAGTASPPRPLDAIDQDILKILQADGRASIRSVAERVHVSRANAYARINRLVEDGVIRGFSARVDHERAGHGTSAYITLKIVQNTWRTVREHLRRLPGASHIALVGGDFDVLLLVHTPDNRALRELVLTRLQAIPEVLSTRTLLVFEEEDVEPDS, encoded by the coding sequence ATGGCAGCTGAACAAATGGCCGACGGACCGCAGGCCGGCACAGCTTCGCCGCCGCGTCCGCTGGACGCCATCGATCAGGACATCCTCAAGATCCTCCAGGCCGACGGCCGTGCCTCGATACGCTCCGTGGCCGAGCGGGTGCACGTCTCGCGCGCCAACGCCTACGCCCGCATCAACCGGCTCGTCGAGGACGGGGTGATCCGCGGGTTCAGCGCACGCGTGGACCACGAGCGTGCGGGGCACGGCACCTCGGCGTACATCACGCTGAAGATCGTGCAGAACACCTGGCGCACCGTCCGCGAGCATCTGCGCCGGCTGCCCGGCGCCTCCCACATCGCGCTCGTCGGCGGTGACTTCGACGTGCTGCTGCTGGTCCACACCCCGGACAACCGGGCACTGCGCGAACTGGTGCTGACCCGGCTTCAGGCGATCCCCGAGGTGCTCAGCACCCGCACGCTGCTCGTCTTCGAGGAGGAGGACGTGGAGCCCGACAGCTGA
- a CDS encoding TetR/AcrR family transcriptional regulator — protein MTTAKRDTYTPETLLSVAVQVFNDRGYDGTSMEHLSKAAGISKSSIYHHVSGKEELLRRAVSRALDGLFAILDEEGACAGRAVDRLEHVVRRMVEVLIAELPYVTLLLRVRGNTATERWALERRRDFDHRVAELLKAAAADGDVRGDVEVRLATRLVFGMINSIVEWYRPETRGASGPEVADAVARLVFAGLREA, from the coding sequence ATGACCACCGCCAAGCGCGACACGTACACCCCGGAGACGCTGCTCTCCGTGGCCGTGCAGGTCTTCAACGACCGCGGTTACGACGGCACCTCCATGGAGCACCTGTCCAAGGCGGCCGGTATCTCCAAGTCGTCGATCTACCACCACGTCAGTGGCAAGGAGGAGCTGCTGCGGCGGGCCGTCAGCCGCGCCCTGGACGGCCTGTTCGCCATCCTGGACGAGGAGGGCGCGTGCGCGGGGCGGGCCGTGGACCGGCTGGAACACGTCGTGCGGCGCATGGTCGAGGTGCTCATAGCCGAGCTGCCGTACGTGACGCTGCTGCTGCGGGTGCGCGGCAACACCGCCACCGAGCGGTGGGCGCTGGAGCGGCGCCGCGACTTCGACCACCGGGTCGCCGAACTGCTGAAGGCCGCCGCGGCCGACGGGGACGTGCGCGGGGACGTGGAGGTCCGGCTGGCCACCAGGCTGGTCTTCGGGATGATCAACTCCATCGTGGAGTGGTACCGGCCGGAGACGCGCGGCGCCAGTGGCCCCGAAGTGGCCGACGCGGTGGCCAGGCTGGTCTTCGCCGGGCTCCGCGAGGCCTGA